The Nocardioides humi genome includes a region encoding these proteins:
- a CDS encoding helix-turn-helix domain-containing protein produces MRGIIASFERRVQVDEAVQELWYRVSAGLDVRDGSRAVIGRSVLANALALIHFPEVGDVDDLARLVQEHGGRQVAQTQEDVLAPVDDPERTLTTRLVRVLGGYAWGGGARPGTPLAPDGRADLQQVAGEAVARLLLVGAADPEPPAVDGEQALLAVFRDGHVPVWRALVGGIAADPWNGTTDRSLGLLDPAERPLEIASIRAVADVCRRDAEEAERQAVAAHIRSVIEQAGLTQRGFAALVGTSPSRLSTYATGAVTPSAAMLLRINRVARRLRERRDADGSPPDVL; encoded by the coding sequence GTGCGGGGGATCATCGCGTCGTTCGAGCGGCGCGTGCAGGTGGACGAGGCCGTCCAGGAGCTCTGGTACCGCGTCTCCGCGGGCCTGGACGTCCGCGACGGCAGCCGGGCCGTGATCGGGAGGTCCGTGCTGGCCAACGCCCTCGCGCTGATCCACTTCCCGGAGGTCGGCGACGTGGACGACCTGGCCCGGCTCGTGCAGGAGCACGGCGGTCGCCAGGTCGCCCAGACCCAGGAGGACGTCCTCGCCCCGGTCGACGACCCCGAGCGCACGCTGACCACGCGGCTGGTCCGGGTGCTCGGCGGCTATGCCTGGGGCGGCGGGGCGCGACCGGGCACCCCGCTCGCCCCCGACGGGCGCGCCGACCTGCAGCAGGTCGCCGGCGAGGCCGTCGCGCGCCTGCTCCTGGTGGGCGCCGCCGACCCCGAGCCGCCGGCCGTCGACGGCGAGCAGGCCCTGCTGGCCGTCTTCCGCGACGGCCACGTCCCCGTGTGGCGGGCCCTGGTCGGGGGCATCGCGGCCGACCCCTGGAACGGGACCACCGACCGGAGCCTCGGCCTGCTGGACCCCGCCGAGCGACCGCTCGAGATCGCCAGCATCCGCGCGGTCGCCGACGTGTGCCGCCGGGACGCGGAGGAGGCGGAGCGCCAGGCCGTGGCCGCCCACATCCGCTCCGTGATCGAGCAGGCGGGACTGACCCAGCGCGGGTTCGCCGCCCTGGTCGGCACCTCGCCCTCGCGCCTGTCGACGTACGCGACCGGCGCCGTCACGCCGTCGGCCGCGATGCTGCTGCGGATCAACCGGGTCGCCCGCCGGCTCCGGGAGCGCCGTGACGCCGACGGCTCCCCTCCGGACGTCCTGTAG
- a CDS encoding 50S ribosomal protein bL37, translated as MGKTGRKRRARRKKGANHGKRPNS; from the coding sequence ATGGGCAAGACCGGCCGCAAGCGCCGCGCGCGCCGCAAGAAGGGCGCGAACCACGGCAAGCGCCCCAACAGCTGA
- a CDS encoding thioesterase family protein, whose translation MGEATLRFTVTDADTALAVGSGSLPVLGTPRLLAWCEAATCAAVEPALAAGETSVGTRVDLEHLAATAVGGAVEVTAREVHADGRLRRFAVAAREVGAEGRAGKLVGSGEVTRVVVDAERFLARISPPAGGPERMA comes from the coding sequence ATGGGCGAGGCGACCCTGAGGTTCACCGTGACCGACGCCGACACCGCGTTGGCGGTCGGCTCCGGGAGCCTGCCGGTGCTGGGCACGCCCCGGCTGCTCGCGTGGTGCGAGGCGGCGACCTGCGCGGCCGTGGAGCCCGCCCTGGCCGCGGGCGAGACCAGCGTCGGCACCCGGGTCGACCTCGAGCACCTCGCCGCCACCGCGGTCGGCGGAGCCGTCGAGGTCACCGCCCGCGAGGTCCACGCCGACGGCCGGCTGCGCCGCTTCGCCGTCGCCGCGCGCGAGGTCGGCGCCGAGGGCCGGGCGGGGAAGCTGGTCGGGTCGGGCGAGGTCACCCGGGTGGTCGTCGACGCCGAGCGGTTCCTGGCCCGGATTTCGCCGCCGGCCGGCGGTCCTGAGAGAATGGCCTGA
- a CDS encoding GNAT family N-acetyltransferase, which produces MPARTAVTATAVAVGAAALTELTGLASYVDRHSTAFSTSSAWLGAAARHLPGEPVAITVRRDGAVVGLAALAVRRRRGVTRVEVLGGGLNDYAELFHDDVDAADVLAEAIAAWIRGHRRWSLALSQLAPEDPVLAGLRARLPGATVVAGPPMPRIDGPGTTYRLSRNRRRKPHTALNRLASDGLAATSLEVDDPEGFERWLPAVIDVRRGRDHGSGRRSHLDDPATRAFYEAFVRAAVAEGRARMHLLVVGEEVLGFATTMTDGATLRLYDGRVAQDWLRYRGGIVCEMAAVQRAVADPGITTFDWLRGRTEAKFGNAEIHRCELRAASHAWIGAVDAWEARARSRVKAMLPDAAVRRIAER; this is translated from the coding sequence ATGCCCGCGCGTACCGCCGTCACCGCGACCGCCGTCGCGGTCGGTGCTGCCGCCCTCACGGAGCTGACCGGCCTCGCGTCGTACGTCGACCGGCACAGCACCGCGTTCTCGACCTCGTCCGCCTGGCTCGGCGCCGCGGCCCGGCACCTGCCGGGGGAGCCGGTCGCGATCACCGTGCGCCGGGACGGCGCCGTCGTCGGTCTCGCCGCCCTGGCGGTACGCCGCCGGCGCGGCGTGACGCGCGTCGAGGTGCTGGGCGGCGGGCTCAACGACTACGCCGAGCTGTTCCACGACGACGTGGACGCCGCCGACGTGCTCGCCGAGGCGATCGCGGCCTGGATCCGCGGTCACCGCCGCTGGTCGCTCGCCCTGAGCCAGCTCGCGCCGGAGGACCCGGTGCTGGCGGGGCTCCGTGCGCGCCTCCCCGGCGCGACGGTCGTCGCCGGGCCGCCGATGCCGCGGATCGACGGGCCGGGCACGACCTACCGGCTCAGCCGCAACCGGCGGCGCAAGCCGCACACCGCGCTCAACCGCCTGGCGAGCGACGGGCTGGCCGCGACGAGCCTGGAGGTGGACGATCCCGAGGGCTTCGAGCGGTGGCTCCCGGCCGTGATCGACGTGCGCCGGGGGCGCGACCACGGGAGCGGCCGGCGCAGCCACCTGGACGACCCGGCCACGCGCGCGTTCTACGAGGCCTTCGTGCGCGCCGCCGTCGCCGAGGGCCGGGCGCGGATGCACCTGCTGGTCGTCGGCGAGGAGGTGCTGGGCTTCGCGACCACGATGACCGACGGCGCCACGCTCCGGCTGTACGACGGCCGGGTCGCGCAGGACTGGCTGCGCTACCGCGGCGGGATCGTCTGCGAGATGGCGGCCGTGCAGCGCGCGGTCGCCGACCCCGGCATCACCACCTTCGACTGGCTGCGGGGCCGGACCGAGGCCAAGTTCGGCAACGCCGAGATCCACCGCTGCGAGCTGCGTGCGGCCTCCCACGCCTGGATCGGGGCGGTCGACGCCTGGGAGGCCCGTGCCCGGAGCCGGGTCAAGGCGATGCTCCCCGACGCGGCCGTGCGCCGGATCGCCGAGCGATGA
- a CDS encoding helix-turn-helix domain-containing protein, with product MVHHDSPAGSRPDPAPALPDQFGLRARQPIGAGLSEIVRDVLSRQERVEEQHRVLWERLVGHLDQRGRDRRTSALSAVSANFVALAVLDDPADDVTAARLARQLGAERVSRLQHRASGLLDTAPELPWTTVVVRRLLAPALRGGAPEGDAEGLGAVALRCQDLGRGLLFQGIDAGPAILVAAAVPVERVDDLVALLDDGSVAEWRRHLATLVANPWGPYAESITELARHADRPAAVTAVEWCREWGHEREREQIAHQVQRLVALSGASQRQFAARIGTSPSRLSSYVHGTVTPSAALFLRIQRASRALQAELAPHRSSSRGRDGARKRRTPGPFGRGSSDTRC from the coding sequence GTGGTCCACCATGACTCCCCCGCAGGCTCCCGCCCGGACCCGGCACCGGCGCTGCCGGACCAGTTCGGGCTCCGCGCCCGGCAGCCCATCGGGGCCGGGCTCTCCGAGATCGTCCGCGACGTGCTGTCCCGCCAGGAGCGGGTGGAGGAGCAGCACCGTGTGCTGTGGGAGCGGCTCGTCGGCCACCTCGACCAGCGGGGTCGCGACCGCCGTACCTCGGCGCTGAGCGCCGTGTCGGCCAACTTCGTGGCGCTCGCCGTTCTCGACGACCCGGCGGACGACGTCACCGCCGCTCGCCTCGCCCGGCAGCTGGGCGCGGAGCGGGTGAGCCGCCTGCAGCACCGGGCGAGCGGGCTGCTCGACACCGCGCCGGAGCTGCCCTGGACCACCGTCGTCGTCCGCCGCCTGCTGGCGCCGGCCCTCCGCGGCGGGGCTCCCGAGGGCGACGCCGAGGGGCTGGGAGCGGTGGCACTGCGCTGCCAGGACCTCGGCCGCGGCCTGCTCTTCCAGGGCATCGACGCCGGCCCGGCGATCCTCGTGGCGGCCGCCGTGCCCGTCGAGCGCGTCGACGACCTCGTCGCGCTCCTCGACGACGGCTCCGTCGCCGAGTGGCGCCGGCACCTCGCCACCCTCGTCGCCAACCCGTGGGGCCCGTACGCCGAGAGCATCACCGAGCTGGCGCGGCACGCCGACCGGCCCGCCGCGGTGACGGCCGTCGAGTGGTGCCGCGAGTGGGGGCACGAGCGCGAGCGCGAGCAGATCGCCCACCAGGTCCAGCGCCTGGTCGCGCTCAGCGGCGCCTCGCAGCGGCAGTTCGCGGCGCGCATCGGCACGTCGCCGTCACGGCTGTCGAGCTACGTCCACGGCACCGTGACGCCCTCGGCCGCGCTGTTCCTGCGCATCCAGCGCGCGTCCCGGGCCCTGCAGGCGGAGCTGGCGCCGCACCGGAGCTCCTCGCGGGGGCGTGACGGCGCCCGAAAGAGACGAACCCCCGGACCGTTCGGTCGGGGCTCGTCGGATACGCGGTGCTGA
- the galE gene encoding UDP-glucose 4-epimerase GalE: MDVLITGGAGYIGSTVASALTDAGHRAVVLDDLSTGRAEFVRGHRFYQGDVADRALVRRVLAENPGITAAVHCAARVVVPDSVARPGDYYRTNVTGTLELAETLAGCGVRDLVFSSSAAIYRPGTDHSVDESSPWAPASPYARTKAIAETMLADLAVATGLRVLALRYFNPVGADPLLRTGVQLRRPTHALGVLAHAWGAGTPFSIMGTDYPTRDGTAIRDYVHVWDLARAHVTALERFDRALDGRPAHAINLGTGRGTTVRELVAAFEHATGRPVPVVEGPRRPGDTVGAYARTDRARRLLGWRAERDLATAVADTLAWLERRGLVLPDLSRRERVPAGSGG; this comes from the coding sequence ATGGACGTCCTGATCACCGGCGGAGCCGGCTACATCGGCAGCACCGTCGCCTCCGCGCTGACGGACGCCGGGCACCGGGCGGTCGTCCTCGACGACCTGTCGACCGGGCGCGCCGAGTTCGTGCGCGGGCACCGGTTCTACCAGGGGGACGTCGCCGACCGCGCCCTCGTCCGCCGGGTGCTCGCCGAGAACCCCGGCATCACGGCCGCCGTGCACTGCGCGGCGCGGGTCGTCGTACCGGACTCGGTCGCCCGGCCCGGCGACTACTACCGCACCAACGTGACCGGCACCCTGGAGCTCGCCGAGACCCTCGCCGGCTGCGGTGTGCGGGACCTGGTCTTCAGCAGCTCGGCCGCGATCTACCGGCCCGGGACGGACCACAGCGTCGACGAGTCCTCGCCCTGGGCGCCCGCCAGCCCCTACGCGCGGACCAAGGCGATCGCCGAGACGATGCTCGCCGACCTCGCCGTCGCCACCGGTCTCCGCGTCCTCGCGCTGCGCTACTTCAACCCCGTCGGCGCCGACCCGCTGCTGCGGACCGGCGTCCAGCTGCGCAGGCCCACGCACGCGCTCGGCGTGCTCGCCCACGCCTGGGGTGCCGGCACCCCGTTCTCGATCATGGGGACCGACTACCCGACCCGCGACGGCACGGCGATCCGCGACTACGTGCACGTGTGGGACCTCGCCCGGGCCCATGTCACCGCGCTCGAGCGGTTCGACCGTGCCCTCGACGGGCGTCCGGCCCACGCCATCAACCTCGGCACCGGCCGCGGCACCACCGTGCGCGAGCTGGTCGCGGCCTTCGAGCACGCGACCGGCCGCCCGGTGCCCGTCGTCGAGGGGCCCCGCCGGCCGGGCGACACCGTGGGCGCCTACGCCCGCACCGACCGGGCGCGCCGGCTGCTCGGCTGGCGGGCCGAGCGGGACCTCGCCACCGCCGTCGCCGACACGCTGGCCTGGCTCGAGCGCCGCGGGCTGGTGCTGCCCGACCTGTCGCGACGTGAGCGGGTGCCCGCAGGATCAGGAGGGTGA
- a CDS encoding sigma-70 family RNA polymerase sigma factor produces MAERRVPADAPGARTGARPRPLAAVGGDLDLDRLWRQHVAGARRLAVALTGPDDAEELVAEAFARVLAQVRAGRGPTTNFRSYLHTTIRNAFRDRLRRTREEPASDQPWLLDEPVAPPGETPGDIDADRAARAFATLPSSWQRILWHLEVEGRKPGELGELLGLRPRAVSSLAHRAREGLRKAYLDQHLDATDGTVAGSAACAWTQARLSRYVRDQLGARAERRTADHLATCPACLGVHLHLERTNRKLAGWLLPVVVAGASPVSAGWYGGAASGGALAGTTTATGAATGAATAAAAVVAAAVVVTGVHVDRQGATPDVPPPGLSEIAAPPARDPRPMAPRPRSAPATGTLGAAEATGAPAAPPPDPATPPHPDHPDRADAPPPAAAVDCADMGTTLPAHLERALRCAVRAGASALPSLPSPAPLELTALPLEPDLTRLVPTGALPRDRAGRP; encoded by the coding sequence ATGGCGGAGCGACGTGTGCCGGCCGACGCCCCGGGCGCGCGAACGGGGGCGCGCCCGCGGCCGCTGGCGGCGGTCGGCGGCGACCTCGACCTCGACCGTCTCTGGCGTCAGCACGTGGCGGGCGCCCGCCGGCTCGCGGTGGCGCTGACCGGGCCGGACGACGCCGAGGAGCTGGTGGCGGAGGCCTTCGCACGGGTCCTCGCCCAGGTCCGGGCCGGGCGCGGGCCGACGACGAACTTCCGCTCCTACCTGCACACCACCATCCGCAACGCCTTCCGCGACCGGCTGCGCCGTACCCGGGAGGAGCCCGCGTCGGACCAGCCGTGGCTCCTGGACGAGCCCGTCGCACCGCCCGGGGAGACACCGGGCGACATCGACGCGGACCGGGCGGCGCGCGCATTCGCCACCCTGCCGTCGTCCTGGCAGCGGATCCTGTGGCACCTCGAGGTCGAGGGCCGCAAGCCGGGCGAGCTCGGGGAGCTGCTCGGCCTCCGCCCCCGCGCCGTCTCCTCGCTCGCCCACCGGGCGCGGGAGGGCCTGCGCAAGGCCTACCTCGACCAGCACCTCGACGCCACGGACGGGACCGTCGCCGGCAGCGCCGCGTGCGCGTGGACGCAGGCCCGCCTCAGCCGGTACGTCCGCGACCAGCTCGGCGCCCGTGCGGAGCGGAGGACGGCGGACCACCTCGCGACCTGCCCGGCCTGCCTCGGCGTCCATCTGCACCTCGAGCGGACCAACCGGAAGCTGGCCGGCTGGCTGCTCCCGGTCGTCGTGGCCGGCGCGTCCCCGGTCTCGGCGGGCTGGTACGGCGGCGCGGCCAGCGGCGGGGCGCTGGCGGGCACGACCACGGCGACCGGCGCCGCGACCGGTGCTGCGACCGCGGCCGCCGCCGTCGTCGCGGCCGCGGTCGTCGTCACCGGCGTCCACGTGGACCGGCAGGGCGCGACTCCCGACGTACCGCCGCCCGGCCTGTCCGAGATCGCGGCACCGCCCGCCCGCGACCCCCGACCCATGGCGCCGCGACCCCGCTCCGCCCCCGCGACCGGGACGCTGGGCGCCGCCGAGGCCACCGGGGCGCCCGCGGCCCCGCCGCCGGACCCGGCGACACCGCCGCACCCGGACCACCCCGACCGCGCCGACGCACCGCCCCCGGCCGCGGCCGTCGACTGCGCCGACATGGGCACGACGCTGCCCGCCCACCTGGAGCGGGCGCTGCGGTGCGCGGTGCGGGCGGGCGCCTCGGCCCTGCCGTCGCTCCCCTCGCCCGCACCCCTCGAGCTCACCGCCCTGCCCCTCGAGCCGGACCTGACCCGGCTCGTCCCCACCGGCGCGCTGCCGCGGGACCGGGCCGGGCGCCCCTGA
- a CDS encoding O-antigen ligase family protein — MSQLLVDARPRPPAVPGFAPVGPGTSRWAALGVAAVMVVLPFGDVGVPVLGMSLVYVAMALPALLALGALARDEAVLPASGVLLGLGLCAAGGVVSTAVGVRPPDGVTLVVISFLTLGYAVGVSFAYRPGLERDGPDLLVLVGGVVAVMTLVSAGSLEAAEGGSVINGRLTGPFAQPNELGIFCAALLPIAVACLVTTPSRRRLAVLGIATACLAMAWAMSMSRGAWIGGIAALVCLAIAEPRTRRALAGIGAAVVATCAAALVLPTSTAVLGALGARLRSLQDPSQNQYDDRPLIWAEAWRQATTHPWFGVGPGGYPVAAGDSTSAISSYGAQHPHDLLLTVLAERGAIGLGFGAVVVAGCVIAARRHALAGPAVDVGGSLLRTRSMAVIAALVAVAVHCVFDMPLRNPIVAGLVWTLLGMAVVAETARSDGRPS, encoded by the coding sequence GTGAGCCAGCTCCTCGTCGACGCGCGCCCGCGCCCGCCCGCCGTACCGGGCTTCGCGCCGGTCGGTCCGGGGACCAGCCGCTGGGCGGCGCTCGGGGTGGCGGCCGTGATGGTGGTGCTGCCGTTCGGCGATGTCGGCGTCCCGGTGCTCGGCATGAGCCTGGTGTACGTCGCGATGGCGCTGCCGGCCCTGCTCGCGCTGGGGGCGCTGGCGCGGGACGAGGCGGTCCTGCCTGCCTCGGGGGTCCTGCTCGGGCTCGGGCTCTGCGCGGCCGGCGGCGTCGTCTCGACGGCGGTCGGCGTGCGCCCCCCGGACGGGGTGACGCTGGTGGTGATCTCGTTCCTGACCCTGGGCTACGCCGTCGGGGTCTCCTTCGCCTATCGACCCGGTCTCGAGCGGGACGGCCCCGACCTCCTCGTCCTCGTGGGCGGCGTGGTGGCGGTGATGACACTGGTCTCGGCCGGGTCGCTGGAGGCGGCGGAGGGCGGGTCGGTCATCAACGGGCGGCTGACGGGCCCGTTCGCACAGCCCAACGAGCTCGGCATCTTCTGTGCCGCACTGCTCCCCATCGCGGTCGCCTGCCTGGTCACCACGCCGTCGCGCCGCCGGCTCGCGGTCCTCGGGATCGCGACGGCGTGCCTGGCCATGGCGTGGGCGATGAGCATGTCGCGCGGCGCCTGGATCGGCGGGATCGCGGCGCTGGTCTGCCTGGCGATCGCCGAGCCGCGGACCCGGCGGGCCCTCGCCGGCATCGGCGCCGCCGTCGTCGCGACCTGCGCGGCCGCTCTCGTACTGCCGACCAGCACCGCCGTGCTCGGCGCGCTCGGCGCACGGCTGCGCTCGCTCCAGGACCCGAGCCAGAACCAGTACGACGACCGCCCGCTGATCTGGGCGGAGGCCTGGCGCCAGGCCACCACCCACCCGTGGTTCGGCGTGGGGCCGGGCGGCTACCCGGTGGCCGCCGGCGACTCGACCAGCGCCATCTCGTCGTACGGCGCGCAGCATCCGCACGACCTCCTCCTCACCGTCCTCGCCGAGCGCGGCGCCATCGGGCTCGGCTTCGGCGCGGTCGTGGTGGCCGGGTGCGTCATCGCGGCACGACGCCACGCGCTGGCCGGTCCCGCCGTCGACGTGGGCGGGTCGCTGTTGCGGACCCGGAGCATGGCGGTGATCGCCGCACTCGTCGCGGTCGCCGTCCACTGCGTGTTCGACATGCCGCTGCGCAACCCCATCGTCGCCGGCCTGGTCTGGACCCTGCTGGGCATGGCCGTCGTCGCCGAGACGGCACGCTCCGACGGCCGCCCGAGCTGA
- a CDS encoding acetolactate synthase — protein sequence MTTTDSSQLTGHAGEIATAVARAHGVETMFTLSGAHVFPMYDGAVKSQQDGGTPVRLVDVRHEQTAAFAAEATGKLTRVPGLAVLTAGPGVTNGVSALAQARFAGSPMVVVGGRAPNNRWGTGALQEIDHLPIVAPVTKHAATLMTANDVAAGFDTAFSEARSSHRGPTYVDVPMDEFFNVGAGAAPVIGTYRGAEPDSDAVARIAALVATAERPVLILGTDVWADHAEEAALRLVEEMRLPAITNGMGRGVVPGGHPLLVTKARGAALNGADLVVVVGTPLDFRLGYGVFGGKDGSEPAAVVHIADSPGQVSGHADLAASVSGDLTSVLDGLLGALAGARQPDRSAWLTLLQDTVAAASTKDAELLGAEADPIHPARIYGELVPRLADDAVVIGDGGDFVSFAGKFVEPRRPGCWLDPGPYGCLGAGLGAAVAARIARPSSQVVLLLGDGAAGFSLMDVDTLVRHGLPVVMVMGNNSAWGLEKGPMQLLYGYDVAADLAPRTAYDQVVTALGGAGETVTDPRQIGPALDRAFAAGAPYLVNVITDVDAAYPRSTFGI from the coding sequence GTGACCACCACGGACAGCAGCCAGCTCACCGGCCACGCGGGCGAGATCGCCACCGCCGTCGCCCGCGCCCACGGCGTCGAGACGATGTTCACGCTCTCGGGCGCCCACGTGTTCCCGATGTACGACGGCGCGGTCAAGTCGCAGCAGGACGGCGGGACGCCGGTCCGGCTGGTCGACGTCCGCCACGAGCAGACCGCGGCCTTCGCGGCCGAGGCGACCGGCAAGCTGACCCGGGTGCCGGGCCTGGCGGTGCTGACCGCGGGGCCGGGCGTCACCAACGGCGTCAGCGCCCTGGCCCAGGCCCGGTTCGCGGGATCGCCGATGGTCGTGGTCGGCGGGCGGGCGCCCAACAACCGCTGGGGAACCGGCGCGCTGCAGGAGATCGACCACCTGCCGATCGTGGCGCCGGTGACGAAGCACGCCGCGACCCTGATGACCGCGAACGACGTGGCCGCGGGCTTCGACACCGCCTTCAGCGAGGCGCGCTCCTCGCACCGCGGCCCGACGTACGTCGACGTGCCGATGGACGAGTTCTTCAACGTCGGCGCGGGTGCGGCGCCCGTGATCGGGACCTACCGCGGCGCGGAGCCGGACAGCGACGCCGTCGCACGGATCGCCGCGCTGGTGGCGACGGCCGAGCGGCCGGTGCTGATCCTCGGCACCGACGTGTGGGCCGACCACGCCGAGGAGGCGGCGCTGCGCCTGGTCGAGGAGATGCGGCTGCCCGCGATCACCAACGGCATGGGCCGCGGCGTCGTCCCCGGCGGCCACCCGCTGCTCGTCACCAAGGCACGGGGCGCCGCGCTGAACGGCGCCGACCTGGTCGTCGTGGTCGGGACGCCGCTGGACTTCCGGCTCGGGTACGGCGTGTTCGGCGGCAAGGACGGATCGGAGCCCGCGGCCGTCGTCCACATCGCCGACTCCCCCGGCCAGGTCTCCGGCCACGCCGACCTCGCCGCGTCGGTGAGCGGCGACCTGACCAGCGTCCTCGACGGGCTGCTCGGGGCGCTGGCCGGCGCCCGGCAGCCGGACCGGTCCGCCTGGCTCACCCTGCTGCAGGACACCGTCGCCGCGGCGAGCACCAAGGACGCCGAACTGCTCGGCGCCGAGGCGGACCCGATCCACCCGGCGCGGATCTACGGCGAGTTGGTCCCGCGACTGGCCGACGACGCCGTGGTCATCGGCGACGGCGGCGACTTCGTGTCCTTCGCCGGCAAGTTCGTGGAGCCGAGGCGACCGGGCTGCTGGCTCGACCCCGGCCCCTACGGCTGTCTCGGCGCGGGCCTCGGCGCGGCGGTCGCCGCCCGGATCGCCCGGCCGTCGTCGCAGGTGGTGCTGCTGCTCGGCGACGGCGCGGCGGGCTTCTCGCTGATGGACGTCGACACGCTGGTGCGCCACGGCCTGCCGGTCGTGATGGTGATGGGCAACAACTCCGCGTGGGGACTGGAGAAGGGCCCGATGCAGCTGCTCTACGGGTACGACGTCGCGGCGGACCTCGCGCCCCGCACGGCGTACGACCAGGTGGTCACCGCCCTCGGCGGCGCCGGCGAGACGGTCACCGACCCGCGGCAGATCGGGCCCGCCCTCGACCGGGCGTTCGCCGCGGGCGCGCCGTACCTGGTCAACGTGATCACGGACGTGGACGCCGCCTACCCCCGCTCCACGTTCGGCATCTGA
- a CDS encoding oligosaccharide flippase family protein, translating to MTDVTEQDDDLLRRTGAAIVTLAVAELLGKVATFVTFLLLARILGVAEFGVLSFGWSLGLLLAVFSSLGLEARLTQLGSARPDLLDRCYGALVGIRLVLSAAVLVPTAIVLFATMAPASALAVTLLVAAGLAETLVDASRAACGARQRQHLSAVVLVIQRFSALVLAVGVLLATSSVWWTALGYLLATCVGVVGMHIAAHRAGVRLRMRGSRAEVRMILEAAPVMGLGAVASMGMFRIDAALIGIILGTTAVGVYGAGYRVFETVLFVSWTLSRAYVPVIASRPDDREHVRLWAQRSLVVVAAIYVPYGVLLATRGDDLVGLLFGPEFVHRGLMWGLAAAPLLFGVSYLASTVLLALRPYPVVLVSSVVALAVNVGLNLWLIPRWGLTAAAFATSFAFLVESVIVLRALVRIVGQVVSARAMLVVGAASAAVGVALETIGPLPLALAVAAVGYLLVAALVVRRLVPTAATQVRAALRPPPAAS from the coding sequence ATGACGGACGTGACGGAGCAGGACGACGACCTGCTGCGGCGTACCGGCGCCGCGATCGTGACCCTCGCCGTCGCCGAGCTGCTCGGCAAGGTCGCGACCTTCGTGACCTTCCTGCTCCTCGCCCGGATCCTGGGAGTCGCCGAGTTCGGCGTGCTCTCCTTCGGCTGGAGCCTCGGCCTCCTGCTCGCCGTGTTCTCCTCGCTCGGCCTCGAGGCGCGGCTCACCCAGCTCGGCAGCGCCCGCCCCGACCTGCTCGACCGCTGCTACGGAGCGCTGGTGGGGATCCGGCTGGTGCTCTCCGCCGCCGTGCTGGTGCCGACCGCGATCGTCCTGTTCGCGACCATGGCGCCCGCGAGCGCCCTCGCTGTCACCCTGCTCGTGGCGGCGGGGCTGGCCGAGACGCTCGTCGACGCCTCCCGTGCGGCGTGCGGCGCCCGCCAGCGGCAGCACCTGTCCGCCGTCGTCCTGGTGATCCAGCGCTTCTCCGCGCTGGTCCTGGCCGTCGGCGTCCTGCTCGCGACGTCGAGCGTGTGGTGGACCGCGCTCGGCTACCTCCTCGCCACCTGCGTCGGCGTCGTCGGCATGCACATCGCCGCGCACCGGGCCGGGGTCCGGCTGCGGATGCGGGGGAGCCGGGCCGAGGTCCGGATGATCCTGGAGGCCGCTCCCGTCATGGGGCTCGGCGCGGTCGCCTCGATGGGGATGTTCCGCATCGACGCGGCGCTGATCGGCATCATCCTCGGCACCACCGCCGTCGGCGTGTACGGCGCCGGGTACCGCGTGTTCGAGACGGTGCTCTTCGTCAGCTGGACCCTCTCGCGCGCCTACGTCCCGGTCATCGCCAGCCGGCCCGACGACCGTGAGCACGTGCGGCTCTGGGCGCAGCGCAGCCTCGTCGTCGTGGCGGCGATCTACGTGCCCTACGGCGTCCTGCTCGCCACCCGGGGCGACGACCTCGTGGGCCTGCTCTTCGGCCCCGAGTTCGTCCACCGCGGCCTGATGTGGGGCCTGGCCGCCGCACCGCTCCTCTTCGGCGTCTCCTACCTTGCCTCGACGGTCCTGCTGGCTCTGCGGCCCTACCCGGTGGTGCTGGTCTCGAGCGTGGTGGCGCTGGCCGTCAACGTCGGGCTCAACCTCTGGCTGATCCCGCGCTGGGGACTGACGGCGGCCGCCTTCGCCACGTCGTTCGCCTTTCTGGTCGAGTCGGTGATCGTGCTGCGCGCGCTCGTCCGGATCGTGGGCCAGGTCGTGTCGGCCCGGGCGATGCTCGTCGTCGGCGCCGCGTCCGCCGCGGTCGGCGTGGCCCTGGAGACGATCGGCCCGCTGCCCCTGGCGCTGGCCGTCGCCGCGGTCGGCTACCTGCTGGTCGCCGCGCTCGTCGTACGCCGGCTCGTGCCGACCGCCGCCACGCAGGTCCGCGCGGCCCTGCGTCCTCCGCCGGCGGCGTCGTGA